Proteins from a single region of Myxococcales bacterium:
- a CDS encoding phytanoyl-CoA dioxygenase family protein: MTLWTALDDAPVASGCVELVPGSHRGGLATPAGGTIPDALVDARGGRGAGGRARCCSCTTWSGTARAATTTARPRRAVVRADAGVDPLHPHPPGAAAVRAVSAVAPLRRRALTAATVAPTSARGSADPHLARGVVRGHVADHAEDRALRPHGRSNRPRSRRCRCTSWGRGRRARSGC, encoded by the coding sequence GTGACCCTGTGGACCGCGCTCGACGACGCGCCGGTCGCGAGCGGCTGCGTCGAGCTGGTGCCGGGCAGCCACCGCGGCGGGCTGGCCACGCCCGCGGGCGGGACGATCCCCGACGCGCTCGTCGACGCGCGCGGCGGTCGCGGTGCCGGCGGTCGGGCGAGGTGCTGCTCTTGCACAACCTGGTCCGGCACCGCTCGCGCCGCAACCACCACCGCGCGGCCGCGCCGCGCTGTCGTTCGTGCTGATGCCGGCGTCGACCCGCTGCACCCGCACCCGCCGGGCGCCGCGGCAGTTCGTGCGGTTTCAGCGGTAGCGCCGCTGCGGCGCCGCGCGCTCACAGCAGCGACGGTTGCGCCGACCAGCGCTCGAGGTAGCGCTGACCCGCACCTTGCGCGCGGTGTTGTCCGAGGACATGTAGCGGATCACGCCGAAGATCGGGCGCTCCGGCCCCACGGGCGATCGAACCGGCCCAGGTCCAGAAGATGCCGCTGTACGAGTTGGGGCCGCGGCCGTCGAGCGCGTAGCGGTTGTTGA